A genomic window from Quercus lobata isolate SW786 chromosome 10, ValleyOak3.0 Primary Assembly, whole genome shotgun sequence includes:
- the LOC115963788 gene encoding protein ASPARTIC PROTEASE IN GUARD CELL 1 has translation MAFNPFIFVVLTVSLFPSFTLSRTLLSETTTHTDLDVFASLQQAQAVLNYNPQTLQTSDQQQQLEEEVQTLTYPNASYFSVQLHPRGRLYKTPHKDYKTLVLSRLKRDTARVNSLTTKLQLALHGVKKSDLLPVQTELQPEDLSTPIVSGVSQGSGEYFSRIGVGKPSKPFYMVLDTGSDVNWLQCQPCSDCYQQSDPIFNPSDSTSYNPLSCASSQCSSLDVSACRSNKCLYQVSYGDGSFTVGDFVTETLSFGNSGSINTIALGCGHDNEGLFVGAAGLLGLGGGSLSLPSQTKASSFSYCLVDRDSGRSSTLEFNSAPPADSVTTSLLKNSKLDTFYYVGLAGMSVGGQAVSIPASLFQLDASGNGGIIVDSGTAITRLQTQAYNSLRDAFVKLTQHLPSASGVALFDTCYDLSSLRSVKVPTVSFKFSDGKSLQLPAKNYLIPVDSSGTFCFAFAPTTSSLSIVGNVQQQGTRVSFDLANSKVAFSPNKC, from the coding sequence ATGGCCTTTAACCCTTTCATCTTCGTTGTTCTCACCGTCTCTCTCTTCCCTTCCTTCACTCTCTCTCGCACCTTGTTGTCAGAGACTACCACTCACACTGACCTTGATGTCTTTGCTTCACTCCAACAAGCCCAAGCTGTTCTCAACTACAACCCTCAAACACTTCAAACCTCagaccaacaacaacaactagaAGAAGAAGTGCAAACTCTCACATACCCAAATGCCTCTTACTTCTCAGTTCAACTTCACCCACGAGGGAGACTCTACAAAACCCCACACAAGGACTACAAAACCCTCGTCCTCTCTCGTCTCAAGCGCGACACGGCCCGTGTCAACTCGCTCACCACCAAGCTCCAGCTCGCCCTCCATGGCGTCAAGAAGTCGGATCTCCTGCCCGTGCAAACGGAGCTCCAACCCGAGGACTTGTCTACTCCTATCGTCTCCGGCGTGAGCCAAGGCAGCGGCGAGTACTTCTCCCGTATCGGTGTCGGAAAGCCATCAAAGCCTTTCTACATGGTCCTCGACACGGGAAGTGACGTCAACTGGCTCCAGTGTCAGCCTTGCTCCGACTGTTACCAGCAATCCGACCCGATCTTCAACCCGAGTGACTCCACCTCCTACAACCCACTCTCCTGCGCGTCCTCACAATGCAGCTCGCTCGACGTGTCCGCGTGTCGCTCCAACAAGTGCCTTTACCAAGTGTCCTACGGAGACGGGTCCTTCACAGTCGGCGACTTCGTCACCGAAACGCTGTCGTTCGGAAACTCCGGCTCGATAAACACCATCGCTTTGGGTTGCGGACACGACAACGAGGGACTCTTCGTAGGTGCCGCAGGTTTACTCGGACTCGGTGGGGGCTCACTCTCACTCCCCTCACAGACCAAAGCGTCGTCGTTTTCTTACTGCCTGGTAGATCGCGACTCGGGACGATCCTCGACTCTCGAGTTCAACTCAGCCCCGCCCGCCGACTCGGTCACCACCAGTCTCCTCAAAAACAGCAAACTCGACACGTTCTACTACGTCGGACTCGCGGGCATGAGCGTCGGAGGCCAAGCCGTTTCGATCCCAGCCTCGCTGTTCCAGCTCGACGCGTCGGGAAACGGTGGGATCATCGTCGACTCGGGCACCGCCATAACTCGGCTGCAAACTCAGGCCTACAACTCGCTCCGCGACGCGTTCGTCAAGCTCACTCAGCACTTGCCGTCTGCAAGCGGAGTCGCTCTGTTCGACACGTGTTACGATCTATCGTCGCTGAGGTCCGTGAAGGTCCCAACGGTGTCGTTTAAGTTCTCGGATGGGAAGTCTCTGCAGCTGCCAGCTAAGAATTATTTGATTCCGGTGGACTCGTCTGGAACTTTCTGCTTTGCTTTCGCTCCAACGACGTCGTCTTTGTCTATTGTTGGGAACGTGCAGCAACAGGGGACACGTGTCAGCTTCGATTTGGCAAACTCAAAGGTGGCTTTTTCGCCGAATAAATGTTAG